A part of Myxococcus landrumus genomic DNA contains:
- a CDS encoding efflux RND transporter permease subunit, producing MSILKVSLRRPITVLVLVVAMLFFGVRAAQDIKVDVLPEMNLPVVYIAHTFNGYTPAQMEGYFTKMYVNMMLFTNGIKGIETKNSQGLTLMKISFYEGTDMGQAVAEINALSSRSQVFLPPGAPPPFIIRFDASSQPVGQLVFRSETKTNNQLQDIANFTARPFLISIPGLTTAPPFGGSPRTIEINIEPEKLRVHGLTPEQVVEAIARQNVTAPSGNVHIGDTTYITPTNSTIRAVEDFGNIPLLKGSVANVYVRDIATVKDGADVATGYALVNGKRSVYLNVAKSGNASTVHVVRKLKESIPRIQSNLPDDVHISYEFDQSVYVVGALKGLITEGILGAVLTGLMVLLFLRDVRSALIVIVTIPIAIISGVLFLKLFGQSINIMTLAGLALAVGVLVDESTVTIENIHQHLHRGKAVAVAVWDACREIAFSKLLILLCILSVFAPALTMGGIPGALFRPLALAIGCSMVISFLLSQSLVPVMANWMLKKHGAHPAEEGAIPPVGRVRRAVEWLMPRRRWLVSVGVSALAVLAVVSLQGIGKDVLPRVDSSQLQLRLRAAEGSRIEKTEQVVHQAMGVVEEVVGAGKVRISSAYVGQHPSSFAISPIYLYNAGPHEALLQVAFEGEVGDTDTLKDRLRHRMREVMPEVQVAFEPVEITEKILGQGSLYPIEVRFSGMKKKVNEKYAGLLLERLRGIEYLRDQQLQQSLRYPVLNVEVDRIRAAQLGVDMQDVTRSLTASTSSSRYTSKNMWVEGMMGIAYDVQVQTPASALSSEQDLAQVPLLRNANRPVLGDVATITPGVAHGETHNLGTMAFASVTANVHGTDLAQARRDVQTAIESLGELPKGVNVQLAGLSVVLDDTLSSLANGLVVAIVVVFLLLAASFQSFRLATVVLTAVPAVVLGALGALLLTGSTLNLQSYMGIIMAVGVSISNGVLMVASAEQRRKAGLGAIQAALDGVSLRVRPILMTTLAMLAGMLPMAVGHGEGGDQMAPLARAVLGGLSASTLVVLFVLPLAFAWAQDSVPTTSKSLDPSDVESEHHAMGAV from the coding sequence ATGAGCATCCTGAAGGTATCACTGCGCCGGCCCATCACGGTGCTGGTGCTGGTCGTCGCCATGCTCTTCTTTGGCGTGCGAGCGGCCCAGGACATCAAGGTCGACGTCCTGCCGGAGATGAACCTCCCCGTCGTCTACATCGCGCATACCTTCAATGGGTATACGCCCGCGCAGATGGAGGGGTACTTCACCAAGATGTATGTGAACATGATGCTGTTCACCAACGGCATCAAGGGCATCGAGACGAAGAACTCACAGGGCCTGACCCTGATGAAGATTTCGTTCTACGAAGGCACCGACATGGGGCAGGCGGTGGCGGAGATCAACGCGCTCTCGAGCCGCTCCCAGGTGTTCCTGCCGCCCGGAGCACCTCCGCCCTTCATCATCCGCTTCGATGCCTCGTCGCAGCCAGTGGGGCAGTTGGTGTTCCGCAGCGAGACGAAGACGAACAACCAGCTCCAGGACATCGCCAACTTCACCGCGCGCCCGTTCCTCATCTCCATCCCCGGCCTCACCACCGCGCCTCCCTTCGGCGGCAGCCCGCGCACGATTGAAATCAACATCGAGCCCGAGAAGCTCCGCGTGCACGGCCTCACGCCCGAGCAGGTCGTCGAGGCCATCGCCCGGCAGAACGTGACCGCCCCGTCGGGGAACGTCCACATCGGGGACACGACGTACATCACGCCCACCAACAGCACGATTCGCGCGGTGGAGGACTTTGGAAACATCCCGCTCCTCAAGGGCTCCGTGGCCAATGTCTACGTCCGAGACATCGCCACCGTGAAGGACGGGGCGGACGTCGCCACCGGCTATGCCCTGGTGAACGGCAAGCGCTCCGTCTACCTCAACGTCGCCAAGTCGGGGAACGCCTCGACGGTGCACGTGGTGCGGAAGCTCAAGGAGTCCATCCCTCGCATCCAGTCGAACCTGCCCGACGACGTCCACATCTCGTACGAGTTCGACCAGTCCGTCTATGTGGTGGGGGCGCTGAAGGGACTGATAACAGAGGGAATCCTCGGCGCGGTGCTGACGGGGTTGATGGTCCTCCTGTTCCTGCGGGATGTGCGCTCCGCGCTCATCGTCATCGTCACCATTCCCATCGCCATCATCTCGGGCGTGCTGTTCCTCAAGCTGTTCGGACAGTCCATCAACATCATGACCCTGGCGGGCCTGGCGCTCGCGGTGGGCGTGCTGGTGGACGAGAGCACGGTGACCATCGAGAACATCCACCAGCACCTGCACCGCGGGAAGGCGGTGGCCGTGGCCGTGTGGGACGCGTGCCGCGAGATTGCCTTCTCGAAGCTGCTCATCCTGCTGTGCATCCTCTCCGTCTTCGCGCCCGCGCTCACCATGGGTGGCATCCCCGGCGCGCTGTTCCGTCCGCTCGCCCTGGCCATCGGCTGCTCGATGGTCATCTCCTTCCTGCTCTCCCAGTCGCTCGTGCCGGTGATGGCGAACTGGATGCTCAAGAAACACGGGGCTCATCCGGCCGAGGAGGGCGCGATTCCACCCGTGGGACGCGTGCGCCGCGCAGTGGAGTGGCTGATGCCTCGGCGGCGGTGGCTTGTTTCAGTGGGCGTCAGCGCCCTGGCTGTCCTGGCGGTGGTGTCACTCCAGGGCATCGGCAAGGACGTGTTGCCTCGCGTGGACTCCAGCCAGCTCCAGCTCCGGCTTCGCGCGGCCGAAGGCTCACGTATTGAGAAAACAGAGCAGGTTGTTCATCAAGCCATGGGAGTCGTCGAAGAGGTGGTGGGGGCCGGCAAGGTCCGAATCTCCTCTGCGTACGTGGGACAACACCCCTCGTCCTTCGCCATCAGCCCCATCTACCTCTACAACGCGGGGCCTCATGAAGCGTTGCTACAAGTCGCCTTCGAGGGAGAAGTCGGCGATACAGACACGCTGAAGGACCGGCTCCGTCATCGGATGCGAGAAGTGATGCCGGAGGTGCAGGTCGCGTTCGAGCCCGTGGAAATCACCGAGAAAATCCTGGGGCAAGGCTCGCTGTATCCCATTGAGGTCCGGTTCTCCGGGATGAAGAAGAAGGTGAATGAGAAATACGCGGGGCTGTTGCTCGAGCGGCTGCGAGGTATTGAGTACCTGCGCGACCAGCAGCTACAGCAGTCACTGCGCTACCCCGTGCTGAACGTGGAGGTGGATCGCATCCGCGCGGCGCAGCTGGGCGTGGACATGCAGGACGTCACCCGCTCGTTGACCGCGTCCACGTCATCCTCGCGATACACGTCCAAGAACATGTGGGTCGAAGGCATGATGGGCATCGCCTACGACGTGCAGGTCCAGACGCCCGCGAGCGCGTTGAGCAGCGAGCAGGACCTGGCCCAGGTGCCGCTCCTGAGGAACGCGAACCGTCCCGTGCTGGGGGACGTCGCGACCATCACCCCAGGCGTCGCCCACGGTGAGACCCACAACCTGGGAACCATGGCGTTCGCCTCTGTCACCGCGAATGTCCACGGCACCGACCTGGCCCAGGCCCGGCGCGATGTGCAGACCGCGATTGAGTCCCTCGGTGAGCTGCCCAAGGGCGTGAATGTGCAGCTCGCGGGGCTCTCCGTGGTGCTCGACGACACCCTGAGCAGCCTGGCGAACGGACTGGTGGTCGCCATCGTGGTGGTCTTCCTGCTCCTGGCGGCCAGCTTCCAGTCGTTCCGGCTGGCCACCGTCGTCCTCACGGCGGTGCCCGCCGTCGTGCTGGGCGCGCTCGGTGCGCTGCTGCTCACCGGCTCCACGCTCAACCTCCAGTCCTACATGGGTATCATCATGGCCGTCGGTGTCTCCATCTCCAACGGCGTGTTGATGGTGGCCAGCGCCGAGCAACGCCGCAAGGCGGGCCTCGGTGCCATCCAGGCCGCGCTCGACGGCGTGTCGCTGCGCGTACGCCCCATCTTGATGACGACGCTGGCGATGCTCGCCGGAATGCTGCCCATGGCCGTGGGACACGGCGAGGGCGGTGACCAGATGGCCCCGCTGGCGCGGGCGGTGCTCGGGGGGCTGAGCGCCTCGACGCTGGTCGTCTTGTTCGTCCTGCCGCTCGCGTTCGCCTGGGCGCAGGACTCCGTCCCCACGACTTCCAAGTCTCTTGATCCTTCCGATGTGGAGAGTGAACACCATGCGATGGGAGCTGTCTGA
- a CDS encoding efflux RND transporter periplasmic adaptor subunit: protein MRARAKRWSVLLAAGGLVGVSACRTAEAPAKTSSETARPVARTAAATFRVESSRLESNLRLPAELMADQTVDVYAKVNSYVKNLRVDIGSVVRKGDLLVTLEAPEIEAQLASAKARQAAMEAVHVASKASYERLVKTSETQGAVARDAIDQARAKEQADAAQVVAAKATHDELAAMKGYLVMKAPFDGVVTERNVELGTYVGPSGRGSNKPMVVVKALQKMRLTVSIPESYSPYVRLGDTVSFSVRSLPGRVFSANITRRAGALDAALRSERVEADVDNADGALMPMMVAEARLKLSSPGPTVVLPRTAVVESGMGTYVLRVQDGAARRIPVTRGLRVGENIEVFGALEAGDVLVLKATEEMKEGMRVAEG, encoded by the coding sequence ATGCGTGCGCGAGCCAAGCGCTGGTCTGTCCTGTTGGCCGCCGGTGGGCTGGTGGGCGTGAGCGCCTGCCGGACCGCGGAGGCGCCCGCGAAGACCTCCTCCGAGACCGCCAGGCCCGTCGCGCGGACCGCCGCGGCGACCTTCCGCGTCGAGTCCTCCCGCCTGGAGTCGAACCTGCGGCTGCCCGCCGAGCTGATGGCGGACCAGACCGTGGACGTCTACGCGAAGGTGAACAGCTACGTGAAGAACCTCCGCGTCGACATCGGCTCCGTCGTCCGCAAGGGCGACCTGCTGGTGACGCTCGAGGCCCCTGAAATCGAGGCGCAGCTTGCCTCGGCCAAGGCGCGCCAGGCCGCGATGGAGGCGGTGCACGTCGCGTCGAAGGCGAGCTACGAGCGGCTGGTGAAGACCAGCGAGACGCAGGGCGCCGTCGCGCGGGACGCCATCGACCAGGCGCGCGCCAAGGAGCAGGCGGACGCCGCGCAGGTGGTCGCCGCCAAGGCCACCCATGACGAGCTCGCGGCGATGAAGGGCTACCTCGTGATGAAGGCGCCGTTCGACGGCGTGGTGACCGAGCGCAACGTGGAGCTGGGGACCTACGTGGGGCCCTCCGGCCGAGGCTCGAACAAGCCGATGGTGGTCGTGAAGGCCCTCCAGAAGATGCGGCTCACCGTGTCGATTCCGGAGTCCTACAGCCCCTACGTCCGGCTGGGAGACACGGTGTCGTTCTCCGTGCGCTCGCTGCCCGGGCGCGTCTTCTCCGCGAACATCACCCGAAGGGCAGGGGCCCTCGACGCGGCGCTGCGCTCGGAGCGGGTCGAAGCGGATGTCGACAACGCGGACGGCGCGCTGATGCCCATGATGGTCGCGGAGGCGCGGCTGAAGCTCTCCTCGCCGGGGCCCACCGTGGTGCTGCCTCGCACGGCCGTGGTGGAGAGCGGAATGGGCACCTATGTCCTGCGAGTCCAGGACGGCGCCGCCCGGCGCATCCCCGTGACGCGTGGCCTGCGCGTGGGCGAGAACATCGAGGTCTTCGGCGCGCTGGAGGCGGGGGACGTGCTCGTGTTGAAGGCGACGGAGGAGATGAAGGAAGGGATGCGCGTCGCGGAGGGCTGA
- a CDS encoding hemolysin family protein translates to MLVLANGVFAGAELAVISLRRTRLKELMEQGSSSAKAVEALRADPERFLATVQIGITVIGATAAAFGGASIANRLAPVLANLGLPAETADEVALAGVVVIVSYLSLVLGELVPKSLALRAGERYALLIGPPLRGLSWLMRPVVWFLTASSNVVLRLFGDKTNFSESRLSAEELQALVEEAAKQGSLDPRAGEIASRAFEMGELTVGELMVTREQIIALRRHASAEEIRQTLLEHGHSRMPVFEGTMDNIVGYVIAKDLLGVAWEGHLIVLEDVMRPAFFLVETMRAMDALKELQRRRMQLAVVVDERGGVVGLLTIEDLVEEMVGDILSESEMPEELVMRESPVAAVVQGSAAIRDINRELGLDLDENQDYSTVAGLSIALAGGAIPEPGTKLQTKNGLELEVLEASPRRVRTVRIHLPAPKPEGE, encoded by the coding sequence TTGCTCGTCCTGGCCAACGGCGTGTTCGCCGGGGCGGAGCTCGCGGTCATCTCCCTGCGCCGCACCCGGCTGAAGGAGCTGATGGAGCAGGGAAGCAGCTCCGCGAAGGCCGTGGAGGCCCTGCGCGCGGACCCGGAGCGATTCCTCGCGACGGTGCAGATTGGCATCACCGTCATCGGCGCCACGGCCGCGGCCTTCGGTGGCGCGAGCATCGCCAACCGGCTGGCCCCCGTGCTGGCGAACCTGGGCCTGCCCGCGGAGACGGCGGACGAGGTGGCCCTGGCGGGCGTCGTCGTCATCGTGTCCTACCTGTCGTTGGTGCTGGGAGAGCTGGTGCCCAAGTCGCTCGCGCTGCGGGCGGGGGAGCGCTACGCGCTGCTCATCGGCCCTCCGCTGCGAGGGCTGTCGTGGCTGATGCGGCCGGTGGTGTGGTTCCTCACGGCGAGCTCCAACGTGGTGCTGCGACTCTTCGGCGACAAGACGAACTTCAGCGAGAGCCGGCTGTCGGCGGAGGAGCTGCAAGCGCTGGTGGAGGAGGCCGCGAAGCAGGGCTCGCTGGACCCGAGGGCGGGTGAGATTGCCTCGCGGGCCTTCGAGATGGGCGAGCTCACGGTGGGCGAGCTGATGGTAACGCGCGAGCAGATCATCGCGCTGCGCCGGCACGCGAGCGCGGAGGAGATTCGCCAGACACTGCTGGAGCACGGGCACTCGCGGATGCCGGTGTTCGAGGGGACGATGGACAACATCGTCGGCTACGTCATCGCCAAGGATCTGCTCGGCGTGGCCTGGGAGGGGCACCTCATCGTCCTGGAGGACGTGATGCGGCCGGCCTTCTTCCTCGTGGAGACGATGCGGGCCATGGATGCGCTGAAGGAGCTCCAGCGGCGGCGCATGCAGCTGGCCGTCGTCGTGGACGAGCGCGGCGGCGTCGTGGGCCTGCTGACCATCGAGGACCTGGTCGAGGAGATGGTGGGCGACATCCTCAGCGAGTCGGAGATGCCCGAGGAGCTGGTGATGAGGGAGAGCCCGGTGGCGGCGGTGGTGCAAGGCAGCGCCGCCATCCGGGACATCAACCGCGAGCTGGGGTTGGACCTGGATGAGAACCAGGACTACTCGACGGTGGCGGGGCTGAGCATCGCGCTGGCGGGCGGAGCGATTCCGGAGCCAGGAACGAAGCTCCAGACCAAGAATGGCCTGGAGCTCGAGGTGCTGGAGGCCTCTCCCCGGCGCGTGCGCACGGTGCGCATCCACCTGCCGGCGCCCAAGCCGGAGGGTGAGTAG
- a CDS encoding response regulator, translating to MPGVRREVLPVSGGCLARLDADECAKRVLVVDDDADWREFLRLSLEDLGYEAIEAADGQEALDSLRRGERFEVMLLDLNMPGMSGLEVVEQLPRGEQPRVVFLTSAAAQDVGHALMSGPHYYLPKGASRDQLSLLLQSLGE from the coding sequence ATGCCAGGGGTGCGCAGGGAGGTTCTCCCCGTGTCGGGAGGATGCTTGGCGCGACTGGACGCGGACGAATGCGCGAAAAGAGTCCTGGTCGTCGATGACGACGCGGACTGGCGGGAATTCCTTCGGCTCAGCCTGGAGGACCTGGGGTATGAAGCCATCGAGGCGGCCGACGGGCAGGAGGCCCTGGACAGCCTGCGGCGCGGTGAACGCTTCGAGGTCATGCTGCTGGACCTCAACATGCCGGGCATGAGCGGCCTGGAGGTCGTGGAGCAACTTCCGCGGGGGGAACAGCCCCGCGTGGTGTTCCTCACCTCGGCGGCGGCCCAGGACGTGGGCCATGCCCTGATGTCCGGCCCCCACTACTACCTCCCCAAGGGTGCCAGCCGGGACCAACTGTCTCTCCTCTTGCAATCACTTGGTGAGTGA
- a CDS encoding metallophosphoesterase family protein, translating to MPTFPVMPIRTLAHLSDLHLDLSITSDTAARALMKALTECGADHVVVTGDLTHQGLREEYRRFLDIFSPLLDVGRLTFIPGNHDRPGNDVGRGWMDGLKVRTVRCPGISFVCVDSTGEHNRNYFASHGTLSRDTVEKVECALNAAPRDTLVAVLVHHHVLPLPEESLPERLASKLGWPHASELSLGAELVKRIQGRCDLVLHGHRHRPGESVLDPVRGRALRVCNAGSSTDLGRFRLFRHSEGRLVGEPEWYHSAQPVRPRTASHNVRPALQYLVTQLGLALF from the coding sequence ATGCCTACCTTCCCTGTTATGCCCATCCGGACGTTGGCGCATCTGTCGGACCTGCACCTGGACCTGAGCATCACGAGCGACACTGCCGCACGCGCGTTGATGAAGGCCCTGACCGAGTGCGGCGCCGACCATGTGGTGGTGACGGGAGACCTGACGCACCAGGGCTTGCGCGAGGAGTACCGTCGATTCCTGGACATCTTCTCGCCGCTGCTCGACGTGGGCCGCCTCACCTTCATCCCCGGCAACCATGACCGCCCCGGCAACGACGTGGGACGCGGGTGGATGGACGGCCTCAAGGTGCGCACGGTGCGCTGCCCCGGAATCTCCTTCGTCTGCGTGGACTCCACGGGCGAGCACAACCGCAACTACTTCGCGAGCCACGGCACCCTCTCCCGCGACACGGTGGAGAAGGTGGAGTGCGCGCTGAACGCCGCGCCGCGCGACACGCTGGTGGCCGTGCTGGTGCACCACCACGTGCTGCCGCTGCCCGAGGAGAGCCTCCCGGAGCGGCTGGCCTCGAAGCTGGGCTGGCCTCACGCGTCGGAGCTGTCGCTGGGCGCGGAGCTGGTGAAGCGCATCCAGGGGCGGTGTGATTTGGTGCTGCATGGCCACCGCCACCGTCCGGGGGAGTCCGTGCTGGACCCGGTGCGGGGCCGGGCCCTGCGGGTGTGCAACGCGGGCAGCTCCACGGACCTGGGACGCTTCCGGCTGTTCCGGCACTCGGAAGGCCGGCTGGTGGGCGAGCCCGAGTGGTACCACTCGGCCCAGCCGGTGCGCCCTCGCACGGCCAGTCACAACGTGCGGCCCGCGCTCCAGTATCTGGTGACACAGCTCGGCCTGGCGCTGTTCTGA
- a CDS encoding ceramide glucosyltransferase, giving the protein MSLASALLLFAACFGLTALLIQYVLVLRHRREQPRVLPSGMAWPGISILKPLCGADDDLEANLKHFARLEYPGEYEVVLGVKDTRDAAYPVAREAVRRWPGIMRLELQEGAPGLNPKVNQLITLADRARFDLLVISDSNTRVAPGYLEEIAAGFADPTVGCVTHPVAGMGERTFGSLLDNLYLTSSAAAGMIGAKRFADQDIVVGKSMALRRADVEALGGFYSVRDVLAEDYVIGQWVTRKLGRRVHVACTPVFNVSLEKSVRAFFQRYLRWSVIHRTAVTPPTYVAQALLNPSPLAVLGALLSPTHEAVAVALAVVVGKVVVDLAAFRALRPQPVSWRCAPAVLAKDVLLFVAWWHGVFFRTVDWRGTRLRVGPGTRLLPPRVAMSTANAPLAPRDEWVAG; this is encoded by the coding sequence ATGTCGCTTGCTTCCGCCCTCCTCCTCTTCGCTGCCTGCTTCGGCCTCACCGCACTCCTCATCCAATACGTGCTCGTGCTCCGCCACCGGCGGGAGCAACCCCGGGTCCTCCCCTCTGGAATGGCGTGGCCGGGCATCTCCATCCTCAAGCCCCTGTGCGGCGCGGATGACGACCTGGAGGCGAACCTCAAGCACTTCGCCCGCCTGGAGTACCCGGGCGAATACGAGGTGGTGCTGGGCGTCAAGGACACGCGCGACGCGGCCTATCCGGTGGCGCGCGAAGCCGTGCGCCGCTGGCCCGGCATCATGCGCCTGGAGCTTCAGGAAGGCGCGCCGGGCCTCAACCCCAAGGTGAACCAGCTCATCACCCTGGCGGACCGCGCCCGCTTCGACCTGCTGGTCATCAGCGACAGCAACACGCGGGTGGCGCCCGGCTACCTGGAGGAGATTGCCGCGGGCTTCGCGGACCCCACGGTGGGCTGCGTCACCCACCCTGTCGCGGGCATGGGCGAGCGCACCTTCGGCTCGCTCCTGGACAACCTCTACCTGACGTCCAGCGCGGCGGCGGGGATGATTGGCGCCAAGCGCTTCGCGGACCAGGACATCGTCGTGGGCAAGTCCATGGCGCTGCGCCGCGCGGACGTGGAGGCGCTGGGCGGCTTCTACTCGGTGCGCGACGTGCTGGCGGAGGACTACGTCATCGGCCAGTGGGTGACGCGCAAGCTGGGCCGTCGCGTCCATGTCGCGTGTACGCCCGTCTTCAACGTGTCCCTGGAGAAGAGCGTGCGCGCCTTCTTCCAGCGCTACCTGCGCTGGAGTGTCATCCACCGGACGGCGGTGACGCCGCCCACGTACGTGGCGCAGGCGCTGCTCAATCCCTCGCCGCTGGCCGTGCTGGGCGCGCTGTTGAGCCCCACACACGAAGCGGTGGCGGTGGCCCTGGCCGTCGTGGTGGGCAAGGTGGTGGTGGACCTGGCGGCGTTCCGCGCGCTGCGCCCGCAGCCGGTGTCCTGGCGCTGCGCTCCCGCGGTGCTGGCCAAGGACGTGCTGCTGTTCGTCGCCTGGTGGCACGGTGTCTTCTTCCGCACGGTGGACTGGCGAGGCACGCGCCTGCGGGTCGGTCCGGGGACGCGTCTCCTCCCGCCGCGCGTGGCCATGTCCACGGCCAACGCGCCGCTGGCACCTCGGGACGAGTGGGTCGCTGGCTGA
- the phoU gene encoding phosphate signaling complex protein PhoU produces the protein MPLTHTDKAFEQDLRDLREKLLAMGAKVEGLIAQSMLALTERDSALAEKVVHADKDVNRLEIEVDELCRRILALRQPAASDLRLITTALKIVTDLERIGDLAVNIAERSMDLNQVPPLAPYVDTPRLAELAQQQVKRSLDAFVSGDATKAEEVLQGDDLLDALFLKIFNELLAYMMEDSKNIRRATALMFIAKHLERIGDHAMNVAEMVVYMVRGKDIRHPRSRNLGD, from the coding sequence ATGCCCCTGACGCACACGGACAAGGCCTTCGAGCAGGACTTGAGGGACCTGCGCGAGAAGTTGCTCGCGATGGGGGCGAAGGTAGAGGGCCTCATCGCGCAGAGCATGCTGGCCCTGACGGAGCGGGACAGCGCGCTGGCGGAGAAGGTCGTCCACGCGGACAAGGACGTCAACCGGCTGGAAATCGAGGTGGACGAGCTGTGCCGTCGCATCCTCGCGCTGCGCCAGCCGGCCGCCAGTGACTTGCGCCTCATCACCACGGCGCTGAAGATCGTCACGGACCTGGAGCGCATCGGCGACCTGGCCGTGAACATCGCCGAGCGCTCCATGGACCTGAACCAGGTCCCCCCGCTGGCCCCGTACGTGGACACGCCGCGGCTGGCGGAGCTGGCGCAGCAGCAGGTGAAGCGCTCGCTGGATGCCTTCGTCTCCGGCGACGCGACGAAGGCGGAGGAGGTGCTCCAGGGCGATGACCTGCTGGACGCGCTCTTCCTCAAGATTTTCAACGAGCTGCTCGCGTACATGATGGAGGACTCCAAGAACATCCGCCGGGCCACGGCGCTGATGTTCATCGCCAAGCACCTGGAGCGCATCGGCGACCACGCGATGAACGTGGCGGAGATGGTCGTCTACATGGTGCGGGGCAAGGACATCCGCCATCCCCGCAGCCGCAACCTGGGCGACTGA
- the pstB gene encoding phosphate ABC transporter ATP-binding protein PstB, giving the protein MEARELTLRYGTKDAIKKVSLAILDRRVTALIGPSGCGKSTFLRSLNRMNDLIPGANHTGTILLDDTDIHDRSVDVVDLRRRVGMVFQKSNPFPKSIFENVAYGLRVGGMKDKQQLSQRVEKSLRGSALWDEVKDRLHESALGLSGGQQQRLCIARAMAVEPQVLLMDEPASALDPIATAKIEELIHELKATYTIAIVTHNMQQAARVSDRTAFFYMGELVECGPTEQIFTNPREKRTEDYVTGKFG; this is encoded by the coding sequence ATGGAGGCGAGAGAGCTGACCCTTCGCTATGGCACCAAGGACGCCATCAAGAAGGTCTCCCTGGCCATCCTGGACCGGCGCGTCACCGCCCTCATCGGTCCATCGGGTTGCGGCAAGTCCACCTTCCTGCGCTCGCTCAACCGGATGAATGACCTGATTCCGGGCGCCAACCACACCGGCACCATCCTGCTGGACGACACGGACATCCACGACCGCAGCGTGGACGTGGTGGACCTGCGCCGCCGCGTGGGCATGGTCTTCCAGAAGTCCAATCCCTTCCCCAAGAGCATCTTCGAGAACGTGGCCTACGGCCTGCGCGTGGGGGGCATGAAGGACAAGCAGCAGCTCTCCCAGCGCGTGGAGAAGTCCCTGCGTGGCTCTGCCCTCTGGGACGAGGTGAAGGACCGGCTCCATGAGAGCGCGCTCGGCCTGTCTGGCGGCCAGCAGCAGCGCCTGTGCATCGCCCGCGCGATGGCCGTGGAGCCGCAGGTGCTGCTGATGGACGAGCCCGCAAGCGCGCTGGACCCCATCGCCACGGCCAAGATCGAGGAGCTCATCCACGAGCTGAAGGCGACGTACACCATCGCCATCGTCACCCACAACATGCAGCAGGCCGCGCGGGTGAGCGACAGGACGGCTTTCTTCTACATGGGCGAGCTGGTGGAATGCGGGCCCACCGAGCAGATTTTCACCAACCCTCGCGAGAAGCGCACCGAGGATTACGTCACCGGGAAGTTCGGGTGA
- the pstA gene encoding phosphate ABC transporter permease PstA yields the protein MKPGTRRAVGLALTSLTALAAFVIVAVLAIILFNIAENGAAGVTWTFLTQPPEDGMMGGGIFPAIFGTAALTLLMTVAVMPVGVLTAVYLHEYAPPNSLFARIVRVAVVNLAGVPSIVFGLFGLGFFILFVGQGMDRALGHEEMYWAQPGLLWASLTLAVLTLPVVIVSTEEALRAVPMDHRTASLALGATQSQTLARVVLPGALPGILTGAVLAISRGAGEVAPILFTGAAYFLPDLPTHLNSQFMHLGYHTYVMATQSPDVEATRPLLYSTVLVLLLLTFALNLVAVIIRTRTRRKAAGAH from the coding sequence GTGAAGCCCGGGACTCGCCGCGCGGTGGGCCTGGCGCTCACGTCGCTCACCGCCCTGGCCGCCTTCGTCATCGTGGCCGTGCTGGCCATCATCCTCTTCAACATCGCGGAGAACGGGGCCGCGGGCGTCACGTGGACCTTCCTCACCCAGCCTCCCGAGGACGGGATGATGGGGGGCGGCATCTTCCCCGCCATCTTCGGCACCGCCGCCCTCACGCTGCTGATGACGGTGGCGGTGATGCCGGTGGGAGTGCTGACGGCCGTCTACCTGCACGAGTACGCCCCGCCCAACTCCCTCTTCGCGCGCATCGTGCGCGTGGCCGTCGTCAACCTGGCGGGAGTGCCCTCCATCGTCTTCGGCCTGTTCGGCCTGGGCTTCTTCATCCTCTTCGTGGGCCAGGGCATGGACCGCGCGCTCGGCCATGAAGAGATGTACTGGGCGCAGCCCGGCCTCCTGTGGGCGTCGCTCACCCTGGCGGTGCTGACCTTGCCGGTGGTCATCGTCTCCACCGAGGAGGCGCTGCGCGCGGTGCCCATGGACCACCGCACCGCGAGCCTCGCGCTGGGTGCCACGCAATCCCAGACACTGGCCCGGGTGGTGCTCCCCGGGGCGCTGCCCGGCATCCTCACGGGCGCGGTGCTGGCCATCTCCCGAGGCGCGGGTGAAGTGGCCCCCATCCTCTTCACGGGCGCGGCCTACTTCCTGCCGGACCTGCCCACCCACCTCAACTCCCAGTTCATGCACCTGGGTTACCACACGTACGTGATGGCCACCCAGTCGCCGGACGTGGAGGCCACGCGCCCCCTGCTCTACTCGACGGTGCTGGTGCTGCTCCTGCTCACCTTCGCGCTCAACCTCGTCGCGGTCATCATCCGCACGCGCACGCGCCGCAAGGCCGCGGGCGCCCACTGA